From the genome of Rhineura floridana isolate rRhiFlo1 chromosome 7, rRhiFlo1.hap2, whole genome shotgun sequence, one region includes:
- the ZMAT3 gene encoding zinc finger matrin-type protein 3 isoform X1: MLLLFKAGPCGQRLWTERGESRAVGKLEHPVHVQAGGLGAALYKGPPTIQPPSKGVLVLPIRITTSRGVVFNSTALIDSGASTNFIDTKLVKRHGISRWKLDTPLAVETIDGRPLKSGGVTQTTEEVKLQIPGHEEFISLYVSDLSNFEVILGMPWLAKHEPKISWKEAVVWFTSQYCQENCQPEGIKNTLAGAVQDIEQVTLPPKYEEFKDVFDEKEAETLPPHRPYDCAIDLVPGASIPSGRIYSLTENEREALKEFLDKNLRRGFIRPSQSPAGVPLLFVKKKGGELRPCNDYRALNQITIPNSYPLPLISELLDRLRSAKIFTKLDLRGAYNLIRMKEGDEWKTGFLTAYGQYEYLVMPFGLCESPGIFQKFMNDVFRDLLDTYVICYLDDILVFSKNQEDHDQHVKTVLKRLRENHLYAKLEKCGFDLKSLDFLGYRISAEGVEMDPGKVSCILDWGQPVTKKDVQRFLGFANYYRKFIPGFSKLTAPLTDCLRGKKKFQWTENATEAFEELKRRFATEPILRFADPNRPFVVEADASDFAIGGGGSCYN, encoded by the coding sequence atgcttttattgttcaaagccgggccatgtggccagagactgtggactgaaaggggggaaagccgagccgttgggaaactagaacacccagtccacgtgcaggccggtggactgggggcagcgttgtataaaggccccccaacgatccaacctccctcaaagggggtgttggttttgcctattcggattacaacttccagaggagtggtgtttaattccactgccttaattgacagtggagcctccacaaattttattgatacaaagttagtcaagcgtcatggaatttcccggtggaaactggacactcccctagctgtggagactattgatgggagacccctgaagtcaggaggggtgacacaaaccacggaggaagtgaaacttcaaatccctgggcacgaagagttcatttcgctatacgtgtcagatctctcgaactttgaggtgattctgggaatgccctggctagcaaagcatgaacccaaaataagttggaaggaggcggtggtgtggttcacctcacagtattgccaggagaactgtcaacctgaaggaatcaagaacaccctagcgggggcagtgcaagacatcgagcaagtgaccctgccgccaaagtatgaagaattcaaagatgtgtttgatgaaaaagaggcagagactttacccccccaccgcccttacgactgtgcgattgacctagtgccaggagccagcatcccatcagggagaatctactctctcacagagaatgagagggaggccctgaaggaattcctggataaaaacctgaggcgaggattcatacgcccctcacaatcccctgctggagtgccactattgtttgtgaaaaagaaggggggggaactcagaccctgtaacgactatcgcgcattgaaccagatcaccatccccaacagctacccgctgcccctgatctcagagttgctggaccgactgcgctctgcaaaaatcttcacgaagttggatttgagaggagcgtacaatctgatcagaatgaaggagggagatgaatggaaaacaggattcttgaccgcttacggacagtatgaatacctggtcatgccgtttgggctttgtgaaagtccaggaatttttcaaaaattcatgaacgacgtgtttagagacttgttggacacgtatgtaatctgttacttagatgatatcctggtgttctcaaagaaccaggaagaccacgaccagcatgtgaagacggtgttgaagagactgagagaaaatcacctgtatgctaaattagagaaatgtggatttgacctcaagtctctagacttccttggatatcgaatctcagcggaaggcgtggagatggacccagggaaagtaagctgcatattggactggggccaacctgtcaccaaaaaggatgtacaacggtttttggggtttgccaattattacagaaagttcattccagggttttccaaattaacagctcctctgactgactgtttaagggggaagaagaagtttcaatggacagagaacgccaccgaggcctttgaggagctgaagagaaggtttgctactgagcccattctgcgctttgctgatccgaaccgccctttcgtagtggaagcagatgcttcagattttgccatcggggggggggggtcctgctacaattag